A segment of the Nitrospiria bacterium genome:
CGTGAGGGCCAGCAGCTCCATTCCGGGCGTTTTCACGCCCGTCCAGTATCTTGATATGACCCTGGTGGACGGGGGCGTTGTGGACAACGTGCCCGTGGACGTGGCGAGAACGATGGGGGCCGACTTGGTAATCGCCGTGAACATTGGGAAGGACGTGGTGAATAACAATCTCACCAACATCATCGACATCACGCTTCAGGCCGTGAACATCATGGCCAACGAGAATTCGGTGTTCAAGATGCGGGACGCGGACGTCCTGATCGAACCCGACGTCGGATCGGTCAAGACGATGGATTTCTCAATGAAAGAGTCGCTCATGCGGGCCGGGATTGCAGCCGCCGAAAATGCGATTCCGGAGATCCGGGAAAAAATCCGCGAATGGCAGACCCGGCACGAACCCGCCCCGAACGGCGGTGGTTAATAAAACCGATATTAATCCCGTCCCGACCCGATGCGCGCTGGGTTTTATATAATCCGAGAATCGTTTTATTGTTTGGAAATAACGGGCCGCCGCGTCAGCCCTTCCAGGTCATCCGAATCAATCTTGGATCGTCGCCATAATGGAGCTTGAGCTCGCCGTGGTAGGCGTGCCAGAGCGCCTCGCCGATCCGTCGCGGGAGATGGTTGTCGGTCGTCCTCACCACGATTCCGTCGCCCGATTCCGAAATACCCATCACACGGCAGAGCGGATGATTTCGCTTCGCTTCCGCCTCCTGGTGATGGATCACGCCCAACAGCTCGTTGCGGCGTCTACGGACGGAGGGACCGCTCAGGCGAAGGATGCCGGCCGGATATTTGTCCGCAATCCGGCGACAGGCCGGACAGATCGTTGGGTGCGCACGCGCCGGACGGGGCGCCCAGCTCCATTTCCCCTTACGATAGACCGCACCGCATTGGGGGCAAACCGTCGGCTCCGGCAGCTTGCCACGCGATTTATACGTGTCATGCACGTACTCCTCTTTTAACGAGCCCGACCGTTGAAGACCCTGTTCTCTCCGTAGCTCACGCCCCCCCACTTTCGATCTCGTTTTCATCTTGAATTCGACTCCGTTGGATTAATGATTCTGCGGCTGACATCGACAGGCCGGCCAAAGCATACTAAAAATGTTTGAAAAGAGCAAGGGCGGGATAGTCAGGGTTGCCTCCTATTGCACGACAACCGGTTCATCAAACTCGGCATTGAGAATGGACCGTGCGTTCCCCTGATCGCAAAAGATCTCGAGACGATCGTCGCTGTTGATCACGGCGGCGAGCTCCCCGGAGGCCGCCTCGGAATAGAACAGCTTAATCCCCTCAACCGTTTTCCCCTTGACCGTGATCACGGCCGTTTTTCCATCCGAAATCCAAGGGGTGAGATCCTGGCGCATTAAGTTCGTGATCAGATTTCCGAATCGGTCGATATGGACCACCTGCCCTTGCAGACTTCCGTCCGCCCGAGGCTTTGGATCCGGAACGGGAAAACTCACAAAATCCGTGATCTTCTTTCCCAGCCTGGAAGGTGCCAGACCTTTCGAAAGCCTCGCGGCAACGGGCGCGAAAAGATCACGGCCGTCGAAGGTCGCGCTGTAGGACTTGAGGCGGTATTTTTCGGCCGTTAGTTGATAGACCTCGGATGACGGATGGTCGTGGTAGATGTAGCTCAGAACGCCGTTGTCGGGCGCCAGGAAACGGCCCAGCCGGTTTACGACGAGCAGCGGCCTCCGTTTTCCCCCGACACCCGGGTCCACCACCACGACATGGATCGTATCCTTCGGAAAGCGACGATAGGCCGTTTGAAGCACAAAGGCGGCATCCCGAATCCCGAACGGCGGAATCTCGTGGGTGATGTCCACGATGGCAGCCTTGGATTGCAAGCCCAGGATGACGCCCTTTATCTGCGCGACGAACGAGTCGCGGCTGCCGAAATCGGTGAGAAGGGTGACGATCACGGCGAACCGTGACGCGTCAAATAATATCGATAGGCCAGATACGGATCCCACATCGCGGCCGTGGCAACCTCCACCGCGTCGATTCCAGTATCGAGGAATTCATCGATATCCGACGGCTTCATGATCCCACCCACACCGATCATCGCAAAGTCGTAGCGGTTTTTCTTCCGCGTCTCGCAAAGCCAATGGACGAATTGAAGGGCGCTTGCTTTAATCCCCGCGCCGCATACGCCGCTCTGCGGGCGTCCCGGAATGGCCGGCTTCCCGTTCTCCTCCAGGACGGTCATCTTCACCGTGTTGATCCCGACGATGCCGTCGACATGATGGGCGTTGGCCTTGATAACCGCTTCGAACCGCTCCCGATCCCAGAAATTGCCGAGCTTGATGAACAGAGGCACATCGCCCAACTCGGCCTGTGCGGACTTTGAGATCGCGCTGGAAAGCTCGGGGTCCAGATAAACCATTCCTTCGGCGGCGTTGCTGTTGGGACAGGACAGGTCCAGCTCAACAACGTCCGCGCCGGCCTCCCGGGCGAGCGCCGCGGAGCGGGCAAAGTCCTGGATAAAAGAAGGGGCCTCCGGATAATATTCAGAGCTGCCCATCGTGCTGACGACCAGGACCTGACCTTTATCAAGATAACCCTTCGCCCGCTCGACGTCCTCCTGCCAGACGGAGGGATTCCGGGAGGGCACCCCGAAGGAATTCGTAATGCTGATGTCCCGGATCCCGGCCGGCGGCTGGGACATCACATGAAGGTTTTCACCCAGACGGTCGTCCGTCAATGGCCCGCGGGTATCCACCAGGACACAATTGGGCTTTGGATTGCTCGGCCGCCAACGGGTTCGAACCGTCTTGTAGGACAGGATGTCGAACCCCAACTTAGCATAAACCCGGATCCACCGCGAGTTGAGCAGGGGTCCCGCCGCCACGCCCAGTCGGGAACGGAGCCTGAAACCCAGAAAGGGAATTTTCGGAGGTTCTTTTCGGGCCGGGGGGTAGGGGCCCCGGAAACACGGCCCGTTCCGGTAATTCCATTCGTAGGAGCGGTCGATGTCATAGGCGGGATGGAATTCCCGGGCCAGGGCTTTGCGAAAGGATGGATTCATTGGATGGTTTTGTTGTAGGGGCGGGTTTCAAACCCGCCCCTACTCAATAGCGATTCCCAGGATTTCGTACGTGACGGTCTTGGCCGGCGTCGTGATCGTGACCTCGTCCCCGACCTTGTGCCCGATGAGCGCCTTCCCGACCGGGGAGGTGACCGAGATCTTGCCGTTCTTGAGGTCGGATTCGTCCTGGCCCACGAGCATGTATTTCTTTTTGGTTTTACCGTCTCCGTCCAGGAGAACCACCGTGGCCCCGAATACGACCTTGTCGGCCGTCAGCCGACCGGTCTCGATGATCTCGGCGTTGGCCATCTTCGTTTCCAATTCCTTGATGCGTCCTTCGACAAACGACTGCCGCTCTTTGGCCGCATGATATTCGGCGTTCTCGCTCAGATCCCCGTGGGCCCGGGCCTCGGCGATGGCGTGGATCACCTTCGGCCGCTCCACCTTTTTCAATCGATCCAATTCGTCCCGGAGCTGCTCAAACCCTTTTTTCGTAATCGGAACGCGCATGGTCCTTCCTTATCCGGATTGAATTTCCCGATGGTAAACCTGAAGCGGCTGGATCCGAAACTTCTGCTTTAAGACCGACTCGATGCCCCGCACGGCGGCCTTCGCCTCGGCCATGGTGGTGAAGTACGGGACCGAATAGGTCAGGGCGGTTCGCCGGATCGAGTAGGAATCGGCCTGAGAGGCTTTATCGCCGACGGTGTTGATCATCCAAGCGATCTCCTTGTTTTTGAGACGGTCCACGATGTGCGGCCGGCCTTCCTTCACCTTGTTGACGCGTTCCGAGGGGATGCCGTTCTGCTGCAGGCGGTCCGCAGTTCCGCCCGTCGCGACGATCGTGAACCCGAAATCGCTGAGCCGCCGGGCCACGGACACGACGGCCGGCTTGTCCTTGTCCTTGACGCTGATGAAGACCCTCCCGGACAAGGGAAGCATCGCCCCCGCCGCCGCCTGGGACTTGGCGAAAGCCGAGCCGAAGTCGGAATCGATCCCCATCACCTCGCCGGTGGATTTCATCTCCGGGCCCAGGATCGTGTCGACGCCGGGAAATTTATTGAAGGGAAAGACGGCTTCCTTCACCGCAATATAAGGAATTGGGAGCTCCCGAGTCAAGCCCAGATCCTTCAGCGCCTGGCCGCACATCACCTTCATCGCCACCTTGGCCAGGGGGATTCCGATCGCCTTGCTCACGAACGGCACGGTCCGGGAAGCCCGGGGATTGACCTCCAGGACATACACCGTCCCGTCTTTGACGGCGAATTGAACATTCATCAGTCCGACGACGCGCAGTTCGCGCGACAGGACATGGGTCTGCTCGCGGATCTGCTGAACGATTTGGGCATCCAGCGAATAGGGCGGAAGCGAACAGGCCGAATCGCCTGAATGGACGCCGGCCTCTTCGATATGCTCCATGACCCCGCCGATGACGACATCCGTGCCGTCCGATATGGCGTCCACGTCCACTTCGATGGCATCTTCCAGATATTTGTCGATCAGGACCGGATGCTTTGGAGACGCCTTGACGGCTGAGGTGATGTAATCCTGAAGGCTCTTCTCGTCGTAAACGGTCTCCATCGCGCGGCCGCCGAGCACGTACGAGGGCCGGACCATCACGGGGTAGCCGATCTCCCGGGCGATCTTCTTCGCCTCGTCCGGCGAACGGGCCGTTCCGCTTTGGGGCTGCCGGAGCCTCAACCTCTCCAGGAAGGTCCTGAACCGCTCCCGATCTTCGGCCAGATCAATCGAATCCGGAGAGGTCCCGAGAATCCGGACGCCGGCCGCCTCCAGCGGCACCGCCAGTTTCAACGGCGTCTGCCCCCCGAACTGGACCACCACCCCGTCCGGCTGTTCCGTATCGACGATGTTCAGGACGTCTTCCTTGGTCAGGGGTTCGAAATAAAGCCGGTCCGAGATGTCGTAATCGGTGCTGACCGTCTCCGGATTGCAATTGACCATGATGGTTTCAAATCCCGCTTCCTTGGCGGCCAGCGCCCCGTGGACGCAGCAATAATCAAACTCGATCCCTTGTCCGATCCGGTTCGGTCCCCCGCCCAGGATCATGATCTTCTTCCGCTGCGTCGGTCGCGACTCGCACTCGGACTC
Coding sequences within it:
- a CDS encoding BCAM0308 family protein, with translation MKTRSKVGGRELRREQGLQRSGSLKEEYVHDTYKSRGKLPEPTVCPQCGAVYRKGKWSWAPRPARAHPTICPACRRIADKYPAGILRLSGPSVRRRRNELLGVIHHQEAEAKRNHPLCRVMGISESGDGIVVRTTDNHLPRRIGEALWHAYHGELKLHYGDDPRLIRMTWKG
- a CDS encoding SAM-dependent chlorinase/fluorinase, with amino-acid sequence MIVTLLTDFGSRDSFVAQIKGVILGLQSKAAIVDITHEIPPFGIRDAAFVLQTAYRRFPKDTIHVVVVDPGVGGKRRPLLVVNRLGRFLAPDNGVLSYIYHDHPSSEVYQLTAEKYRLKSYSATFDGRDLFAPVAARLSKGLAPSRLGKKITDFVSFPVPDPKPRADGSLQGQVVHIDRFGNLITNLMRQDLTPWISDGKTAVITVKGKTVEGIKLFYSEAASGELAAVINSDDRLEIFCDQGNARSILNAEFDEPVVVQ
- the greA gene encoding transcription elongation factor GreA → MRVPITKKGFEQLRDELDRLKKVERPKVIHAIAEARAHGDLSENAEYHAAKERQSFVEGRIKELETKMANAEIIETGRLTADKVVFGATVVLLDGDGKTKKKYMLVGQDESDLKNGKISVTSPVGKALIGHKVGDEVTITTPAKTVTYEILGIAIE
- a CDS encoding patatin-like phospholipase family protein produces the protein MPKVALVLGGGAARGFAHVGVIRVLEQEKIPIHIIVGTSVGSLIGALYADKGNSFDLEMIAFKLEKEDLLDFSVFASTTGPVKGDRLEQFVKDRVSRDKIEDLPIPFAAVATNLNTGEPVVLKRGSIARAVRASSSIPGVFTPVQYLDMTLVDGGVVDNVPVDVARTMGADLVIAVNIGKDVVNNNLTNIIDITLQAVNIMANENSVFKMRDADVLIEPDVGSVKTMDFSMKESLMRAGIAAAENAIPEIREKIREWQTRHEPAPNGGG
- the carB gene encoding carbamoyl-phosphate synthase large subunit, coding for RLWYIADGLRLGLSIDEIYQATRIDPWFLHQVRDIVAMEETLANDLAVAHIHHDLPPPNTPELIWQAKQAGFSDPHLASLIGVEEDEFRQIRKDFGVTPVYHRVDTCGAEFVAQTPYLYSTYESECESRPTQRKKIMILGGGPNRIGQGIEFDYCCVHGALAAKEAGFETIMVNCNPETVSTDYDISDRLYFEPLTKEDVLNIVDTEQPDGVVVQFGGQTPLKLAVPLEAAGVRILGTSPDSIDLAEDRERFRTFLERLRLRQPQSGTARSPDEAKKIAREIGYPVMVRPSYVLGGRAMETVYDEKSLQDYITSAVKASPKHPVLIDKYLEDAIEVDVDAISDGTDVVIGGVMEHIEEAGVHSGDSACSLPPYSLDAQIVQQIREQTHVLSRELRVVGLMNVQFAVKDGTVYVLEVNPRASRTVPFVSKAIGIPLAKVAMKVMCGQALKDLGLTRELPIPYIAVKEAVFPFNKFPGVDTILGPEMKSTGEVMGIDSDFGSAFAKSQAAAGAMLPLSGRVFISVKDKDKPAVVSVARRLSDFGFTIVATGGTADRLQQNGIPSERVNKVKEGRPHIVDRLKNKEIAWMINTVGDKASQADSYSIRRTALTYSVPYFTTMAEAKAAVRGIESVLKQKFRIQPLQVYHREIQSG
- a CDS encoding dihydroorotate dehydrogenase gives rise to the protein MNPSFRKALAREFHPAYDIDRSYEWNYRNGPCFRGPYPPARKEPPKIPFLGFRLRSRLGVAAGPLLNSRWIRVYAKLGFDILSYKTVRTRWRPSNPKPNCVLVDTRGPLTDDRLGENLHVMSQPPAGIRDISITNSFGVPSRNPSVWQEDVERAKGYLDKGQVLVVSTMGSSEYYPEAPSFIQDFARSAALAREAGADVVELDLSCPNSNAAEGMVYLDPELSSAISKSAQAELGDVPLFIKLGNFWDRERFEAVIKANAHHVDGIVGINTVKMTVLEENGKPAIPGRPQSGVCGAGIKASALQFVHWLCETRKKNRYDFAMIGVGGIMKPSDIDEFLDTGIDAVEVATAAMWDPYLAYRYYLTRHGSP